One stretch of Natronolimnobius baerhuensis DNA includes these proteins:
- a CDS encoding phosphoglucomutase/phosphomannomutase family protein yields METIRFGTDGWRATLDEFTAPRVRMVGQAVATYLTDEGHDAPVVVGYDARKTSRGFAEELARVLCVNGFDVLIPERDRPTPLVAHAIVERDLAGGLAITASHNPPEYNGVKFIPEDGAPALPEVTDAIAERLAEPDPLPEAEHGSVREVDLVTPHAEAVHERVTSITGDVDLSALTVAYDAMHGSGRGTTDAILEEAGASLECLRCTRDPDFGGGAPEPAAENLEELIDLVTAEETAPELGIANDGDADRIAIVTPERGYLDENLFFAACYDYLLAGETGSVVRSVSTTFLIDRVAEAHDEVVHEVPVGFKWVAKAMADHDALIGGEESGGFTIRGHVREKDGVLMALLAAAMHAEEPLDERVDRLLAEHGTVVQDKRSVACPDDEKARVLEDLEDEIPETVAGTAVEGVNTADGFKLQLADGSWLLVRPSGTEPVLRVYAEATVDDRVETLLEAGTALVEPLV; encoded by the coding sequence ATGGAGACGATCCGTTTCGGTACCGATGGCTGGCGGGCGACGCTCGATGAGTTTACTGCACCCCGTGTCCGGATGGTCGGACAGGCCGTGGCGACGTACCTGACCGACGAGGGCCACGACGCGCCCGTCGTCGTTGGCTACGACGCCCGGAAAACGTCGCGTGGCTTTGCAGAGGAACTGGCGCGCGTACTCTGTGTCAACGGATTCGACGTGCTCATTCCCGAACGCGACCGCCCGACGCCCCTCGTCGCCCACGCAATCGTCGAGCGCGACCTCGCGGGCGGTCTCGCGATTACTGCCTCGCACAATCCACCGGAGTACAACGGTGTGAAGTTCATTCCCGAGGACGGCGCGCCGGCCCTGCCGGAGGTGACTGACGCCATCGCCGAGCGACTCGCCGAGCCTGACCCGCTGCCCGAGGCCGAACACGGCAGCGTCCGTGAGGTCGACCTCGTGACGCCCCACGCCGAGGCCGTCCACGAGCGCGTCACCAGCATCACCGGCGATGTCGACCTCTCTGCCCTCACCGTCGCCTACGATGCCATGCACGGCAGCGGCCGCGGGACGACTGACGCTATTCTCGAGGAGGCGGGTGCCTCACTCGAGTGTCTGCGCTGTACTCGTGACCCCGACTTCGGCGGCGGCGCACCGGAACCCGCAGCCGAGAATCTCGAGGAGCTAATCGACCTCGTCACCGCCGAGGAGACGGCCCCCGAGTTGGGAATCGCTAACGACGGCGACGCCGACCGAATCGCAATCGTCACGCCAGAACGCGGATACCTCGACGAAAACCTGTTTTTCGCCGCCTGCTACGATTATCTGCTTGCAGGCGAGACTGGCTCCGTCGTCCGCTCGGTCTCGACAACGTTCCTGATCGACCGCGTTGCCGAGGCTCACGACGAGGTCGTCCACGAGGTCCCAGTCGGGTTCAAGTGGGTCGCGAAGGCGATGGCCGACCACGACGCACTAATCGGCGGCGAAGAGTCCGGCGGCTTTACGATTCGCGGCCACGTCCGCGAGAAAGACGGCGTTCTCATGGCCCTGCTCGCAGCCGCGATGCACGCCGAAGAACCACTTGATGAGCGCGTTGACCGACTGCTTGCTGAGCATGGCACTGTCGTTCAGGACAAACGAAGCGTCGCCTGTCCCGATGACGAGAAAGCACGCGTTCTCGAGGACCTCGAGGACGAAATTCCAGAAACCGTCGCTGGGACCGCTGTCGAGGGTGTCAACACGGCCGATGGCTTCAAACTCCAACTTGCGGATGGCTCGTGGCTGCTCGTTCGCCCGAGTGGCACCGAGCCGGTGTTGCGCGTCTACGCCGAGGCGACCGTCGATGACCGCGTCGAGACGCTGCTCGAGGCCGGAACGGCGCTGGTCGAGCCGCTCGTCTAG
- a CDS encoding metallophosphoesterase family protein, translated as MQVGLISDVHGNRVALKAVLEDMPGVDRLLCAGDVVGYNPWPADCIDTLREREVPTVMGNHDAAVAADTPFRFNSMARAGVDYTKERLSADHHEWLADLPTERLACDGRIKLVHGHPDDPDRYTRYTYPREFSPRLLGDEDVLVLGHTHVQGVERFAEGIVVNPGSVGQPRDDDPRAGYAVVDLEAMTVDTYRVEYDIEAVQAAVREAGLPEQIGSRLARGK; from the coding sequence ATGCAGGTGGGACTCATTTCGGACGTCCACGGCAACCGGGTCGCCCTCAAGGCCGTTCTCGAGGATATGCCCGGAGTCGACCGGCTGTTGTGTGCGGGCGACGTGGTGGGATACAACCCGTGGCCGGCAGACTGTATCGACACGCTGCGCGAACGGGAGGTCCCGACAGTAATGGGGAACCACGACGCCGCTGTCGCCGCCGACACGCCGTTTCGATTCAACAGCATGGCCCGCGCAGGTGTCGACTACACCAAAGAGCGCCTCTCTGCGGATCACCACGAGTGGCTGGCCGACCTCCCTACAGAGCGCCTCGCATGCGACGGTCGGATCAAACTCGTCCACGGTCATCCGGACGATCCGGATCGCTACACGCGATATACCTACCCTCGAGAGTTCTCACCCCGCCTGCTCGGCGACGAGGACGTGCTCGTCCTTGGGCACACCCACGTCCAGGGGGTCGAACGTTTCGCGGAGGGAATCGTCGTCAATCCGGGCAGCGTCGGCCAACCTCGAGACGACGACCCGCGGGCGGGCTACGCGGTGGTCGATCTCGAGGCGATGACCGTCGATACGTATCGCGTCGAGTACGATATCGAGGCAGTGCAGGCGGCGGTCAGGGAGGCCGGGTTACCCGAGCAGATCGGAAGCCGGCTTGCGCGCGGGAAGTGA
- a CDS encoding IMP cyclohydrolase produces MYVGRFVVVGPEGGAYRVSSRSFPNRKISEREDALTVGPTEDAPETDNPYVAYNCLRVVETPADGETVAFGNGSHVDPIAEKLELGYPARDALAESLLALDYEKDDYDTPRIAATITDDGEALIGTVRKDALIVEPVEEPTLVATYEKDSPEAIEFAAESASEAAREAYDLEFEHAVCAAGVALTDDGFETAFENGE; encoded by the coding sequence ATGTACGTTGGACGATTCGTCGTTGTTGGACCCGAGGGTGGAGCCTACCGCGTCTCCTCGAGGTCGTTCCCGAACCGGAAGATCAGCGAGCGCGAGGATGCACTGACCGTGGGGCCAACCGAGGACGCACCGGAGACGGACAATCCCTACGTTGCCTACAACTGCCTGCGTGTGGTCGAGACGCCAGCCGACGGTGAGACCGTCGCGTTCGGGAACGGCTCGCACGTCGACCCAATCGCGGAGAAACTCGAGTTGGGGTATCCCGCCCGCGATGCCCTCGCGGAGAGTTTGCTCGCGCTGGATTACGAGAAGGACGACTACGATACGCCTCGGATTGCGGCGACGATCACTGACGACGGCGAGGCACTGATCGGCACCGTTCGCAAGGACGCCCTCATCGTCGAACCGGTCGAGGAGCCGACGCTGGTTGCGACCTACGAAAAAGACAGTCCCGAAGCAATCGAGTTCGCAGCCGAGAGCGCATCCGAGGCGGCACGCGAGGCCTACGACCTCGAGTTCGAACACGCGGTCTGTGCGGCCGGCGTCGCGCTGACCGACGATGGGTTCGAGACGGCGTTCGAGAACGGCGAGTAA
- a CDS encoding homing endonuclease associated repeat-containing protein: protein MTTEADCLEALLEAAEQLGESPTKAQYEELGLTPASATIIRTCGGWNDAKQKAGLETARSSGSRVQPKPDDVEIPADLVWEELSVDQRWHYRNTEWNTERSLRRRSRLRSWLNDLKRNRGCSRCGVVAAACLDFHHVDETTKEMAVGRMVTYGYGKEKLRDEIDKCVVLCANCHRRHHYTSPTQGRRRWIHDQKQDVGCNRCSVSDPACLDFHHDSNTKETTITRLVADNRAKDRIRTEMEQCTVLCANCHRKEHFEPPRTSFLD, encoded by the coding sequence GTGACGACGGAAGCGGACTGTCTCGAGGCCTTGCTCGAGGCTGCCGAACAGCTTGGCGAATCGCCGACGAAAGCGCAGTACGAGGAGTTGGGGTTGACGCCGGCATCAGCGACGATTATTCGAACGTGTGGTGGCTGGAACGATGCAAAGCAGAAGGCAGGGTTAGAAACGGCCCGATCCTCCGGATCTCGTGTCCAGCCAAAACCTGACGATGTCGAAATTCCCGCTGATCTCGTTTGGGAAGAACTTTCCGTTGATCAGCGATGGCATTATCGAAACACGGAGTGGAACACAGAGCGATCGCTACGTCGTCGCTCACGCCTTCGTTCGTGGCTCAATGATCTAAAGCGGAATCGAGGATGTTCACGGTGCGGAGTTGTTGCTGCTGCGTGTCTTGACTTCCACCACGTCGACGAAACGACGAAAGAGATGGCAGTCGGGCGAATGGTCACCTACGGATACGGGAAAGAGAAACTTCGTGACGAAATCGATAAGTGTGTGGTTCTCTGTGCCAATTGTCACCGCAGGCACCATTATACATCACCAACACAGGGGCGTCGTCGGTGGATTCACGATCAAAAACAGGACGTGGGCTGCAATCGCTGCTCGGTGTCCGATCCTGCCTGTCTCGATTTCCATCACGACAGCAATACGAAGGAGACAACCATCACCAGATTGGTCGCAGATAATCGGGCGAAAGACCGAATTCGAACTGAAATGGAACAGTGTACCGTTCTCTGCGCGAATTGCCACCGAAAGGAACACTTCGAGCCACCACGGACGAGTTTTCTCGATTAG
- a CDS encoding response regulator, which produces MSNLIPSEPVEILLIEDNPGDVRLTKEAFNSIETETTFHVVKDGEEAADYFHLREDEPGLSDDNPDLVLLDLNLPRIDGFRVLELLDTKLDYPPPPILVLSSSSAESDISESYKNAANAYLTKPDNLVEYNEMAGAIEEFWLETAHHPPAPS; this is translated from the coding sequence ATGTCCAACCTCATCCCATCCGAGCCAGTCGAGATTCTGCTCATCGAGGACAACCCGGGCGATGTCCGTCTCACGAAGGAGGCATTCAACTCGATTGAGACGGAGACGACATTTCACGTCGTCAAAGATGGCGAGGAAGCAGCCGACTACTTCCATCTGCGTGAGGACGAGCCCGGGTTGTCAGACGACAATCCCGATCTGGTACTGTTAGATCTGAATCTGCCGCGAATCGACGGGTTCAGAGTCCTCGAGTTGCTCGATACAAAACTCGATTACCCGCCACCACCAATACTCGTCCTCTCGAGTTCGTCGGCTGAAAGCGATATCTCTGAAAGTTACAAAAACGCCGCAAATGCGTATCTCACGAAACCCGATAATCTGGTCGAATATAACGAGATGGCGGGCGCTATCGAGGAGTTCTGGCTCGAGACGGCACACCATCCACCTGCACCGTCATAA
- the cysE gene encoding serine O-acetyltransferase gives MLRRLREDTRAMCERDPAAKGCLEVALAYPGVHAVWGHRLAHWLWNHELQLLARVFSHLVRMLTGVEIHPAATIGRRVTIDHGMGVVIGETAEVGDNVHMYHGVTLGGSTNEPIKRHPTLEDGVQIGANATLLGDIVIGKDAAVGAGSVVTADVESGTTVAGVPAERVDE, from the coding sequence ATGTTACGCCGACTGCGTGAGGACACGCGGGCGATGTGCGAACGCGACCCCGCCGCAAAGGGGTGTCTCGAGGTCGCACTCGCGTATCCCGGCGTGCATGCGGTCTGGGGCCACCGGCTTGCACACTGGCTCTGGAATCACGAGTTACAACTTCTCGCACGGGTGTTTTCACATCTCGTGCGCATGCTGACGGGCGTCGAAATTCATCCGGCGGCGACGATTGGTCGTCGGGTCACAATCGACCACGGTATGGGTGTCGTCATCGGCGAGACGGCCGAGGTCGGCGACAACGTCCACATGTACCACGGCGTGACGCTCGGCGGGAGCACGAACGAACCGATCAAGCGCCATCCGACGCTCGAGGACGGGGTACAAATCGGCGCGAACGCGACGCTACTCGGTGATATCGTCATCGGAAAGGATGCAGCCGTCGGTGCTGGCTCGGTCGTCACTGCCGACGTCGAGTCGGGCACAACCGTCGCGGGCGTCCCGGCAGAGCGCGTTGACGAGTAA